The following are encoded together in the Ranitomeya imitator isolate aRanImi1 chromosome 4, aRanImi1.pri, whole genome shotgun sequence genome:
- the MYEF2 gene encoding myelin expression factor 2, with amino-acid sequence MAELDQHDSQDALNNGSENNSLCDDQCDASMAEESPSNGMKKENEDSNKEDKPLKEKSVLRKGNRFHPYGKEKSGSGDKKGLSRNRVFISNIPYDMKWQAIKDLMRDKVGEVTYVELFKDAEGKSRGCGVVEFKDMEFVTKAIEVMHKHDLNGRPLNIKADPDGENARRVLQRGGGPFPGAHNADMGPGMMNLPPSIVNNPNIPPEIISALRAGRLGSTVFVANLDFKVGWKKLKEVFSIAGIVKRADIKEDKDGKSRGMGTVTFEQAIEAVQAISMFNGQFLFDRPMHVKMDDKSFPPDDFHAMEKAPQLPRGLGGIGMGLGPGGQPISATQMGMGGMGNMGPSGMDGPGFGGMNRMGAASGFGGMDGMSNMSGFSGVNRMTGMGGVDDFRGSLGSGMSGSMSSSMAGMGSMASSMGDMYRGGMGSSMDREFSRSDIGLSRGFGDSFGGMSSAMVGSFGGMGSSSLGPLGSGMSSGMSAVNSMSMGLGMDRMSSSFDRIGGGLDRGMDMDRGFGGFGSAPLGGSGLRERGNKGCQIFVRNLPFDLTWQKLKERFSQCGRVLFAEIKMENNKSKGCGTVRYDSPETAEKSCRLMNGIKINGREIDVRIDRNA; translated from the exons GGAGAATGAAGATTCCAATAAAGAAGATAAGCCACTAAAGGAAAAATCTGTGCTTAGAAAGGGAAACCGATTCCACCCGTATGGAAAAGAGAAATCGGGCTCTGGTGACAAGAAGGGTCTGAGTCGGAATAGGGTGTTCATCAGTAATATTCCTTATGACATGAAGTGGCAAGCAATCAAGGATCTCATGAGGGATAAAG TTGGTGAGGTTACATACGTGGAGCTCTTTAAGGATGCTGAAGGAAAATCAAGG GGATGTGG TGTGGTGGAGTTTAAAGACATGGAATTTGTTACAAAGGCCATTGAAGTCATGCATAAACACGATCTGAATGGACGACCCCTTAACATTAAAGCA GATCCAGATGGCGAGAATGCCCGCAGAGTTCTGCAGCGCGGTGGAGGGCCGTTTCCTGGGGCACATAACGCTGACATGGGACCTGGCATGATGAATCTCCCTCCTTCCATTGTTAACAATCCTAACATCCCACCAGAAATAATTAGTGCACTGAGAGCTGGAAGACTTGGATCAACGGTTTTTGTTGCAAAT CTGGACTTTAAAGTTGGTTGGAAGAAACTGAAAGAAGTTTTCAGCATTGCTGGAATTGTGAAGAGGGCCGATATTAAGGAGGACAAAGATGGCAAAAGCAGAGGAATGGGAACCGTTACCTTTGAACAAGCGATCGAAGCAGTGCAAGCTATCT CTATGTTCAATGGACAATTCTTGTTCGATCGTCCTATGCATGTTAAAATG GACGACAAGTCTTTTCCTCCAGACGACTTCCATGCTATGGAAAAAGCACCTCAGTTACCTC GTGGCCTAGGAGGTATAGGCATGGGACTTGGACCTGGCGGACAACCAATTAGTGCTACACAGATGGGAATGGGTGGAATGGGCAACATGGGTCCATCAG GTATGGatggccctggttttggtggaatgAATAGAATGGGAG CTGCTAGTGGATTTGGCGGCATGGATGGAATGAGTAACATGTCAGGATTTAGTGGTGTGAACCGAATGACCG GAATGGGCGGTGTTGATGACTTCAGGGGCAGTCTAGGATCTGGCATGAGTGGAAGCATGTCAAGTAGCATGGCAGGAATGGGAAGCATGGCAAGCAGCATGGGAG ACATGTACAGAGGAGGAATGGGAAGCAGCATGGACAGAGAATTCAGTCGAAGTGACATTGGCTTGAGCCGTGGCTTTGGAGATTCATTTGGAGGAATGA GTAGTGCTATGGTTGGAAGCTTTGGTGGGATGGGCTCTTCTTCACTCGGTCCTCTAGGATCTGGCATGA GCTCTGGAATGAGTGCTGTGAATAGCATGAGTATGGGGCTTGGCATGGACAGAATGAGCTCCAGTTTCGATCGTATTGGAGGTGGCTTGGACAGAGGCATGGATATGGATCGTGGATTTGGAGGGTTTGGCTCTGCACCACTAGGAGGAAGTGGTTTAAGAGAACGGGGAAATAAAGGATGTCAAATATTTGTTAGAAAT CTCCCATTTGACTTGACCTGGCAAAAATTGAAAGAGAGGTTCAGCCAGTGTG GTCGTGTTCTCTTCGCAGAGATAAAAATGGAGAATAACAAATCCAAAGGCTGTGGCACTGTAAGATATGATTCCCCGGAAACTGCAGAGAAGTCGTGCAGACTAATGAATGGAATCAAGATCAATGGTAGAGAAATTGATGTCCGCATTGATCGCAATGCATAA